A single window of Acidobacteriota bacterium DNA harbors:
- the folK gene encoding 2-amino-4-hydroxy-6-hydroxymethyldihydropteridine diphosphokinase, with protein sequence MRARPARPRPVFVAIGLGSNLGRREDFLRKGVEAVAPHLTRMRVSPFYESSPVPPLPRQPDYLNAVITGRTRLSAPALLTLLRKSESSAGRKRARAAKDGPRTLDLDILLYGNQRIASRSLTVPHPRMVSRLFVLVPLADLAPRRVVPGTAKTVARLLAEARRVSTDAVRPWSPRRRPSRRGARTRTPSASGG encoded by the coding sequence GTGCGGGCGCGCCCCGCGCGCCCCCGGCCCGTCTTCGTCGCCATCGGCCTCGGATCGAATCTCGGAAGAAGAGAAGATTTTCTTAGAAAGGGTGTAGAGGCCGTCGCGCCGCATCTCACGCGGATGCGCGTTTCACCTTTCTATGAATCTTCTCCGGTCCCTCCACTCCCCCGTCAGCCCGATTACCTCAACGCCGTCATCACGGGGCGGACGAGGCTGTCCGCTCCGGCCCTTCTCACCCTTCTAAGAAAATCCGAATCCTCCGCTGGCAGGAAGCGAGCCCGTGCCGCGAAGGATGGTCCTCGCACGTTGGACCTCGACATCCTCCTCTACGGAAACCAGAGGATCGCGAGTCGCAGCCTGACCGTTCCCCACCCGCGCATGGTGTCGCGCCTCTTCGTCCTCGTCCCCCTCGCCGATCTCGCGCCGCGGCGCGTCGTCCCCGGCACGGCGAAGACCGTCGCCCGCCTCCTCGCGGAAGCCCGGCGCGTCTCGACCGACGCCGTCAGGCCGTGGTCGCCACGCCGTCGTCCTTCTCGACGAGGCGCGAGAACGCGAACGCCATCAGCGTCAGGCGGTTGA
- a CDS encoding sigma-70 family RNA polymerase sigma factor, translating to MAVSAHSAAAYGPDPGDLLLVATGDDAALRRILSRWKQPVYAAFERLREPSAAAEATIQTFERLVRSAGRFEPGASFPATLWEHAARVAQELPQVQPVSVSPARLAESAAARTALQRSALAALQPAERAAFLLTRVARLPLATAAAALGTSEGDVRRRLVRALETLRTSLRPLLDLGVGGADPSPDAATTEPPPFGDAP from the coding sequence GTGGCCGTCTCCGCGCACTCCGCGGCCGCGTACGGGCCGGATCCGGGCGACCTCCTCCTCGTGGCGACAGGGGACGACGCTGCGCTGAGGCGCATCCTCTCGCGCTGGAAGCAGCCGGTCTACGCCGCCTTCGAGCGCCTCCGCGAGCCGTCCGCGGCGGCCGAGGCGACGATCCAGACGTTCGAGCGCCTCGTGCGCTCGGCCGGACGCTTCGAGCCCGGCGCGTCGTTCCCCGCGACGCTCTGGGAACACGCCGCGCGCGTTGCGCAGGAACTCCCCCAGGTTCAGCCCGTCTCCGTCTCGCCCGCGCGCCTGGCCGAATCCGCCGCCGCGCGCACCGCGCTGCAGCGCTCCGCGCTCGCGGCCCTCCAGCCGGCCGAGCGCGCCGCCTTTCTTCTCACCCGCGTCGCGCGGCTCCCGCTGGCCACGGCCGCGGCCGCTCTCGGCACGTCCGAAGGCGACGTCCGCCGGCGCCTCGTGCGCGCGCTCGAGACGCTCCGCACGTCCCTTCGGCCCCTTCTCGACCTCGGCGTCGGCGGCGCCGATCCGTCGCCCGACGCGGCGACGACGGAGCCGCCGCCGTTCGGAGACGCGCCGTGA
- a CDS encoding TIGR02300 family protein, whose protein sequence is MAELGTKHTCFKCGTKFYDLKKNPVLCPKCGADQKDAPPQPTSPVVLHAARRAKRDEFADPDVFDRNREEEDVVTEPEDPAAKRVDDDEELPLGEAPTLEGAEESDDEY, encoded by the coding sequence ATGGCCGAACTGGGAACGAAACACACGTGCTTCAAATGCGGGACGAAGTTCTACGATCTCAAGAAGAACCCCGTCCTGTGCCCGAAGTGCGGAGCGGATCAGAAGGACGCGCCACCGCAGCCGACGTCTCCCGTCGTGCTGCACGCGGCGCGGCGCGCCAAGCGCGACGAATTCGCCGATCCGGACGTCTTCGACCGTAATCGCGAGGAAGAGGACGTCGTCACCGAGCCCGAGGATCCCGCGGCCAAGCGCGTCGACGACGACGAGGAGCTCCCGCTCGGCGAGGCTCCCACGCTGGAAGGCGCCGAAGAGTCGGACGACGAGTACTGA
- a CDS encoding tryptophan 7-halogenase gives MTWDAVVLGAGPSGCSAATALARRGRSVLLLDRDPEPRFKIGESLLPWNTPIFEELGLLEKIEGAGFQRKFGAFFTNERTGGTRQVDFRRAWDAARPSAWQVKRKDFDGILAAHAAESGATVRRGAAVEDVRFDGARATGVRVAGPGGPEEIAAKVVVDATGQAAFLASRLKIRRQDTKLRRAALYAHYTGVWRGEGERAGDILLPFRPDVWYWVIPFADGSASVGAVFDPSLLGSLAGKTNVERLEEILALSATMRGYLAGAARTSDVGSVSDYSFTATPHGGDGWVLAGDAATFLDPVFSTGVFLGMSAGLRAAKAIDAALAAKGRVDAADLKAYGRTNERMVARFRPFVYGYYDPVFTRMFCEEAPLDALRAAVTSTLAGDVESPSLGVRVFNRLTLMAFAFSRLVEKDDGVATTA, from the coding sequence ATGACCTGGGACGCCGTGGTCCTCGGCGCCGGTCCCTCCGGCTGCTCCGCGGCGACGGCGCTCGCGCGCCGCGGACGCTCCGTTCTCCTCCTCGACCGCGACCCGGAGCCGCGCTTCAAGATCGGCGAGTCGCTCCTCCCGTGGAACACGCCGATCTTCGAGGAGCTCGGGCTGCTCGAGAAGATCGAAGGCGCGGGCTTCCAGAGGAAGTTTGGCGCGTTCTTCACCAACGAGCGTACGGGCGGCACGCGCCAGGTCGACTTTCGCCGCGCCTGGGACGCGGCCAGGCCTTCCGCGTGGCAGGTCAAGCGGAAGGACTTCGACGGAATCCTCGCGGCACACGCCGCCGAGTCCGGCGCGACGGTGCGCCGCGGCGCCGCGGTGGAGGACGTCCGCTTCGACGGCGCGCGCGCGACGGGCGTCCGCGTCGCGGGCCCCGGCGGGCCGGAGGAAATCGCCGCGAAGGTCGTCGTGGACGCAACCGGCCAGGCCGCCTTCCTCGCCTCGCGTCTGAAGATCCGGCGCCAGGACACGAAGCTCCGGCGCGCGGCGCTCTACGCGCACTACACCGGCGTCTGGCGCGGCGAGGGAGAGCGCGCCGGAGACATCCTGCTGCCCTTCCGGCCGGACGTCTGGTACTGGGTGATTCCCTTCGCCGACGGCAGCGCCTCGGTTGGGGCTGTTTTCGACCCCTCGCTTCTCGGCTCGCTCGCCGGGAAGACGAATGTCGAGAGGCTCGAAGAGATCCTCGCGCTCTCGGCGACGATGCGCGGCTACCTCGCGGGCGCGGCGCGCACGAGCGACGTCGGGTCCGTCTCGGACTACTCGTTCACCGCGACGCCTCACGGCGGCGACGGCTGGGTCCTCGCCGGCGACGCCGCAACGTTCCTCGACCCCGTGTTTTCGACGGGCGTCTTCCTCGGCATGTCGGCCGGGCTCCGGGCGGCGAAGGCGATCGACGCGGCGCTGGCGGCGAAGGGCCGCGTCGACGCGGCGGACCTGAAGGCCTACGGGCGGACGAACGAGCGGATGGTCGCGCGGTTCCGGCCGTTCGTGTACGGCTACTACGACCCGGTCTTCACGCGGATGTTCTGCGAGGAGGCTCCGCTCGATGCGCTGCGGGCGGCGGTGACCTCCACGCTCGCGGGCGACGTCGAGAGCCCGTCCCTCGGCGTGAGGGTCTTCAACCGCCTGACGCTGATGGCGTTCGCGTTCTCGCGCCTCGTCGAGAAGGACGACGGCGTGGCGACCACGGCCTGA
- a CDS encoding thioredoxin family protein: protein MPLPLRPALPALALLALACAAPVSAEQPAKKTPPPAAAATPAADAPIYDPDLIGDKAIAVAQKVASDSGRRLLVNLGTNDCRPCAVVNRALHKNNFFEVFSQQFVAEYVDVSNMPNAALIDRYHINPKAELPAIIILMPDGRLIEALAHGEMAAIAKKGEPAVQEWLLKRFAKQ from the coding sequence ATGCCGCTCCCGCTCCGCCCCGCCCTCCCGGCTCTCGCCCTCCTCGCGCTCGCCTGCGCCGCGCCGGTTTCCGCCGAGCAGCCCGCGAAGAAGACTCCACCGCCAGCCGCCGCCGCCACGCCCGCCGCCGATGCGCCGATCTACGACCCGGACCTCATCGGCGACAAGGCGATCGCGGTCGCGCAGAAGGTCGCGAGCGATTCGGGCCGGCGCCTCCTCGTCAACCTCGGCACGAACGACTGCCGGCCGTGCGCCGTCGTCAACCGCGCGCTCCACAAGAACAACTTCTTTGAGGTCTTCAGCCAGCAGTTCGTGGCCGAGTACGTCGACGTGTCGAACATGCCGAACGCCGCGCTGATCGACAGGTACCACATCAACCCGAAGGCGGAGCTGCCCGCGATCATCATCCTCATGCCCGACGGACGCCTCATCGAGGCGCTCGCGCACGGCGAGATGGCGGCGATCGCGAAGAAGGGCGAGCCCGCGGTCCAGGAGTGGCTCCTCAAGCGGTTCGCGAAACAGTAG
- a CDS encoding 4a-hydroxytetrahydrobiopterin dehydratase, which produces MSRPPLLGAKDVKARLKAHPAWTHKGGKLHRTFKFAGFSEAFGFMTRAALAAEKLDHHPDWSNVWNRVTVTLQTHDSGGVTDLDFRLATEMDRIAGS; this is translated from the coding sequence ATGTCAAGACCTCCCCTTCTCGGCGCAAAAGACGTCAAGGCCAGGCTGAAGGCGCATCCCGCGTGGACGCACAAAGGCGGGAAGCTCCATCGCACGTTCAAATTCGCGGGATTCTCGGAAGCGTTCGGATTCATGACGCGAGCCGCGCTCGCCGCCGAAAAGCTCGACCACCATCCCGACTGGTCGAACGTCTGGAACCGCGTGACGGTGACCCTGCAGACGCACGACTCCGGCGGCGTCACCGACCTCGACTTCCGCCTCGCGACGGAGATGGATCGGATCGCCGGGAGCTGA
- the mnmA gene encoding tRNA 2-thiouridine(34) synthase MnmA, which produces MSGGVDSSVAALLLKREGAELVGLSMHLWDHDRDGTGSAAGRCCTLDDLTVARRAADTIGIPHYVLDLTERFEEAVVRPFVTSYLEGRTPIPCTACNTEVKFKTLLGRAEALGCDAVATGHYARVETDAVSGESRLLKAKDLGRDQSYFLYDLTSEQLSRVRFPLGELEKTAVREIAREAGLPNWDKPDSQEICFVPNGTTPADFIRREAPRLGLDLPAIGGARAGEIFLEGGERVGAHEGTFGYTIGQRRGLKISSNDPLYVLSTSPENSRVVVGPAPSLLSKKIFLEAVSVRMAGGARSRVPVPVLARIRSRHPEQPASLTLEEGGRGRLEFEEPVRAAAPGQSAVFYDPARPDLVLGGGTISRPVSPA; this is translated from the coding sequence ATGTCGGGAGGAGTCGACTCCTCCGTCGCCGCGCTTCTCCTGAAGCGCGAGGGGGCGGAGCTCGTCGGCCTCTCGATGCACCTCTGGGACCACGACCGCGACGGCACGGGCTCGGCGGCGGGCCGGTGCTGCACGCTGGACGACCTCACCGTCGCGCGGCGCGCCGCGGACACGATCGGGATCCCGCACTACGTCCTCGACCTCACGGAGCGTTTCGAGGAGGCCGTCGTGCGTCCCTTCGTGACGAGCTACCTCGAGGGCAGAACGCCGATCCCGTGCACGGCCTGCAACACCGAGGTGAAGTTCAAGACGCTGCTCGGACGCGCGGAAGCGCTCGGGTGCGACGCCGTGGCGACGGGCCACTACGCGCGTGTCGAGACGGATGCGGTGTCCGGAGAGAGTCGTCTCCTCAAGGCGAAGGACCTCGGCCGCGACCAGTCTTACTTCCTCTACGACCTCACGAGCGAGCAGCTCTCCCGCGTGCGCTTCCCGCTCGGGGAGCTCGAGAAGACGGCCGTGCGCGAGATCGCGCGAGAGGCGGGACTGCCGAACTGGGACAAACCGGACTCGCAGGAGATCTGTTTCGTTCCGAACGGCACGACGCCGGCGGACTTCATCCGGCGCGAGGCCCCGCGTCTCGGTCTGGACCTTCCGGCGATCGGGGGCGCGCGGGCAGGGGAAATTTTCTTAGAAGGTGGAGAGAGAGTTGGAGCGCACGAGGGAACGTTCGGCTACACGATCGGCCAGCGCCGGGGGCTGAAGATTTCTTCGAATGACCCTCTCTACGTTCTTTCGACCTCTCCCGAAAACTCACGCGTCGTCGTGGGGCCAGCCCCTTCTCTTCTTTCTAAGAAAATCTTCCTTGAGGCCGTGAGTGTGCGCATGGCTGGAGGCGCGAGGTCGCGCGTGCCCGTGCCCGTGCTGGCCCGCATCCGCTCGCGCCACCCCGAGCAGCCCGCCTCGCTGACGCTCGAGGAGGGCGGCCGCGGCCGGCTGGAGTTCGAGGAGCCGGTTCGCGCAGCCGCCCCCGGGCAGTCGGCGGTCTTCTACGACCCGGCCCGGCCCGACCTCGTGCTGGGCGGCGGAACGATTTCCCGGCCGGTTTCTCCCGCCTGA
- the traF gene encoding conjugal transfer protein TraF, with protein sequence MGEPSRTSLRRAGAALGAAAFFAAAALPARAQMPFGAVTARATALGGAAVGLGPDVAGAVDNPALAPDKNFAFALSAGLVTRESGDYFAPLKIIAGNDPVKLATGAQPQSYADVVAALRTLADPGNGMLGNGNVSLAAAHGGWELSFTDRAFSGTFVRADLVHTALGANPATSIAFNKSAAVFRGLELKDLALAKSMSFLEGTITVGAAVHALWGTTYVSQESAFTTDAGAGPLSFAQTSLDGLAQSHTDWSADLGALASFGPVHVGAVWRGINKPSFPYADGAPAAERGQSVTWGQQLRVGASVHVPLIGLTFAADADLTANDTLVEGLKSREIGGGVEWTIVALVVRAGASVNLESPDKKPALTGGAGVVIGPAKVDLSGVYRTADGALGLVATARFGI encoded by the coding sequence ATGGGCGAGCCCTCCCGAACCTCCCTCCGGCGAGCCGGGGCCGCCCTCGGGGCCGCGGCGTTTTTCGCCGCCGCAGCCCTTCCCGCCCGCGCGCAGATGCCCTTCGGCGCCGTGACCGCCCGCGCGACCGCCCTCGGCGGCGCGGCCGTGGGCCTGGGGCCCGACGTCGCGGGCGCCGTGGACAACCCCGCGCTCGCTCCCGACAAGAACTTCGCGTTTGCGCTCTCGGCGGGCCTCGTCACGCGCGAGAGCGGCGACTACTTCGCGCCGCTGAAGATCATCGCCGGGAACGACCCCGTGAAGCTCGCGACCGGCGCCCAGCCGCAGAGCTACGCGGACGTCGTCGCGGCGCTCCGCACGCTCGCGGACCCGGGCAACGGGATGCTCGGGAACGGAAACGTCTCGCTCGCGGCCGCGCACGGGGGCTGGGAGCTGTCGTTCACGGATCGCGCGTTCAGCGGCACGTTCGTGCGGGCAGACCTCGTCCACACGGCGCTCGGGGCGAACCCCGCGACGTCGATCGCCTTCAACAAGTCTGCCGCCGTCTTCCGCGGCCTGGAGCTGAAGGACCTCGCGCTCGCGAAGTCCATGTCGTTTCTCGAGGGCACGATCACGGTCGGCGCGGCCGTCCACGCGCTCTGGGGCACGACGTACGTCTCACAGGAGTCCGCCTTCACGACGGACGCGGGCGCCGGGCCCTTGAGCTTCGCCCAGACGTCCCTCGACGGACTCGCCCAGTCCCACACCGACTGGTCCGCCGACCTCGGCGCCCTCGCGTCGTTCGGCCCGGTCCACGTCGGCGCGGTCTGGCGGGGCATCAACAAGCCGTCGTTCCCGTACGCGGACGGCGCGCCCGCGGCCGAGCGGGGGCAGTCCGTGACGTGGGGCCAGCAGCTGCGCGTCGGCGCGTCCGTGCACGTTCCGCTCATCGGCCTCACGTTTGCGGCGGACGCCGACCTGACGGCGAACGACACGCTCGTCGAGGGGCTGAAGAGCCGGGAGATCGGCGGCGGCGTCGAGTGGACGATCGTCGCCCTCGTCGTCCGCGCCGGGGCGTCGGTCAACCTCGAGTCGCCCGACAAGAAGCCGGCGCTCACCGGCGGCGCGGGCGTCGTGATCGGCCCCGCGAAGGTCGACCTCAGCGGCGTGTATCGCACGGCCGACGGGGCGCTCGGCCTCGTGGCGACCGCGCGCTTCGGCATCTGA
- a CDS encoding DUF3467 domain-containing protein, giving the protein MARGSARTRRAALIRDTILARLLRRGSRIDLRGAAVADEPKTEGPQPPTLQFSIDDTVANGVYVNFANIIHNPAEFVLDFGRVVPGRTDVRVLSRVLTSPVHAKQLLNALSQNVALYEKTFGPIRTDFEAASAPPSTDPTRPN; this is encoded by the coding sequence ATGGCGAGAGGGAGCGCGAGGACCAGGAGAGCGGCTCTCATCCGTGACACTATACTGGCGCGCCTTTTGCGAAGAGGCTCCCGAATCGACCTGCGAGGTGCCGCCGTGGCCGACGAACCGAAGACCGAAGGACCCCAGCCCCCCACCCTGCAGTTCTCGATCGACGACACCGTCGCGAACGGCGTCTACGTGAACTTCGCGAACATCATCCACAACCCGGCCGAGTTCGTCCTCGACTTCGGCCGCGTCGTCCCCGGGCGCACGGACGTGCGTGTCCTCTCGCGCGTCCTGACCTCCCCCGTCCACGCCAAGCAGCTTCTGAACGCCCTCTCCCAGAACGTCGCGCTCTACGAGAAGACGTTCGGCCCGATCCGCACCGATTTCGAAGCGGCCTCCGCGCCGCCCTCGACCGACCCCACTCGGCCGAACTGA
- a CDS encoding TolC family protein, whose product MIRTALAALLLGTATLAAQTAPAPPSAAPAGVPLTLTDATVRALARNNEIALERESFRIADASLLRADGSYDPTFRLDARYRNHTDPANSLLSGAPYGEIVPSAEGVAGSAGIGALLPTGGTVSVSAYGSRDLSNNFFALLSPAYSTSLGIDLRQPLLQNLSIDPARRAIRIASLGKEAGTASLRSTVSDVVAAVERAYWNLVSARRDVLVREASMRLAAEQREDTKSRIDVGTLPESDIAQPIAEYERRRGDLYASQENMRRAELLLKLLILNDESDALWNQTLDPVDKPEIPVVRFDLATALKVADEKRPEVAEARARVAQRDVDVGFFNDRLKPQLDLVAGYARRGLAGTLNPNAPAIGFTGQPVVVPDALEGGFGRSLGTIGEGRFPDASIGLALTVPVFNRTAQGDAAIAKAQKSQAEILLGRQRQRVAVEVRNAILTLDTAAQRIDAAKAGRSAAETQLAAEKERYNVGLSTNFFVLTRQNELATAVLTEIAALTDYRKALTDYARAAGTLLDERRIEIAGDAPALRAAEGR is encoded by the coding sequence GTGATCCGTACGGCTCTCGCCGCCCTGCTCCTCGGCACGGCGACGCTCGCGGCCCAGACCGCCCCCGCGCCGCCGTCCGCGGCGCCGGCGGGCGTCCCTCTCACGCTGACCGACGCGACCGTGCGCGCCCTCGCGCGCAACAACGAGATCGCCCTCGAGCGCGAGTCGTTCCGCATCGCGGATGCCTCTCTCCTCAGGGCCGACGGCTCGTACGACCCGACGTTCCGGCTCGACGCCCGCTACCGCAACCACACGGACCCCGCGAACTCGCTCCTCTCGGGCGCGCCCTACGGCGAGATCGTGCCGTCCGCCGAAGGCGTCGCGGGCTCGGCCGGCATCGGCGCGCTGCTCCCGACGGGCGGCACCGTCAGCGTGTCCGCCTACGGGTCGCGCGACCTCTCGAACAACTTCTTCGCGCTCCTCTCGCCCGCGTATTCGACTTCCCTCGGAATCGACCTCCGGCAGCCGCTCCTGCAGAACCTCTCGATCGACCCGGCACGGCGCGCGATCCGGATCGCGTCCCTCGGCAAGGAAGCCGGCACGGCCTCCCTCCGGTCGACCGTTTCGGACGTCGTCGCGGCCGTGGAGCGCGCGTATTGGAACCTCGTTTCCGCACGCCGCGACGTTCTCGTCCGCGAGGCGAGCATGCGGCTCGCCGCCGAGCAGCGCGAAGACACGAAATCGAGAATCGACGTCGGGACGCTGCCCGAGTCCGACATCGCGCAGCCGATCGCCGAGTACGAGCGCCGCCGCGGAGACCTCTACGCGTCGCAGGAGAACATGCGGCGCGCCGAGCTCCTCCTCAAGCTGCTGATCCTCAACGACGAATCCGACGCGCTCTGGAACCAGACGCTCGACCCCGTCGACAAGCCGGAGATTCCCGTCGTCCGGTTCGACCTCGCGACCGCCCTCAAGGTGGCCGACGAGAAGCGCCCCGAGGTCGCGGAGGCGCGCGCGCGCGTCGCGCAGCGCGACGTCGACGTCGGATTCTTCAACGACCGCCTCAAGCCCCAGCTCGACCTCGTCGCGGGCTACGCCCGGCGCGGGCTCGCGGGCACGCTGAACCCGAACGCCCCCGCGATCGGGTTCACGGGCCAGCCCGTCGTCGTGCCCGACGCGCTCGAAGGCGGCTTCGGCCGCTCGCTCGGCACGATCGGCGAGGGCCGCTTTCCCGACGCCTCGATCGGCCTCGCGCTCACGGTGCCCGTGTTCAACCGCACGGCGCAGGGCGACGCCGCGATCGCGAAGGCTCAGAAGAGCCAGGCCGAGATCCTCCTCGGGCGGCAGAGGCAGCGCGTCGCCGTGGAGGTCCGGAACGCGATCCTGACGCTCGACACCGCCGCGCAGCGCATCGACGCCGCGAAGGCCGGACGCTCGGCCGCCGAGACGCAGCTCGCCGCCGAGAAGGAGCGCTACAACGTCGGCCTCTCGACGAACTTCTTCGTCCTGACCCGCCAGAACGAACTCGCGACCGCGGTCCTCACGGAGATCGCGGCGCTGACCGACTACCGCAAGGCCCTGACCGACTACGCACGCGCCGCCGGCACGCTCCTCGACGAGCGGCGGATCGAGATCGCGGGCGACGCACCGGCCCTCAGGGCCGCGGAAGGACGCTGA
- a CDS encoding DNA alkylation repair protein, with protein MAKSAAAAASILKDVRALLEARADEKEAAKEGKANGKSKGGALQPRSPLKALGVKPSFVRSIAREIQTRNKPAMDYGAAVALMDAAVSRKVREEILVALDVLERHRKDFAAGLFSHVEKWSSVAEDLEVAEALGARVAAPALALEPAKINVLRKWARLRSVGKRRLAVLAAVGLVSDGRREAPAVLELAELLLHEDHPAMVSAVASLLRETTKVDAKAVQDFLFRRSVDGNPDILRAGSENLDAARRAALIAKLEAQAALVSTT; from the coding sequence ATGGCCAAGTCTGCCGCTGCCGCCGCCTCAATTCTCAAGGACGTTCGAGCCCTTCTGGAGGCCCGTGCCGACGAGAAAGAGGCCGCAAAAGAGGGCAAGGCCAACGGAAAGTCGAAGGGCGGCGCCCTTCAGCCGAGGAGCCCTCTCAAGGCGCTCGGCGTGAAGCCGTCGTTCGTGCGCTCGATCGCGCGTGAGATCCAGACCAGGAACAAGCCCGCGATGGACTACGGCGCCGCGGTCGCCCTGATGGACGCCGCCGTGAGCCGCAAGGTGCGCGAGGAAATCCTCGTGGCGCTCGACGTCCTCGAGCGCCACCGGAAGGACTTCGCGGCCGGTCTCTTCTCGCATGTCGAGAAGTGGAGCTCGGTCGCCGAGGATCTCGAGGTGGCCGAGGCGCTCGGCGCCCGCGTCGCCGCGCCCGCGCTCGCCCTCGAGCCCGCGAAGATCAACGTTCTGCGCAAGTGGGCGCGCCTCCGCAGCGTCGGGAAGCGCCGCCTCGCCGTTCTCGCCGCCGTCGGCCTCGTGAGCGACGGGCGCCGCGAGGCGCCGGCCGTTCTCGAGCTGGCCGAGCTTCTCCTGCACGAGGACCACCCGGCGATGGTTTCCGCCGTCGCGAGCCTGCTGCGCGAGACGACGAAGGTCGACGCGAAGGCCGTTCAGGACTTCCTGTTCCGCCGCTCCGTGGACGGCAACCCGGACATCCTCCGCGCCGGCTCCGAGAACCTCGACGCCGCGCGCCGCGCCGCGCTCATCGCGAAGCTCGAGGCCCAGGCCGCCCTCGTCTCCACGACCTGA
- a CDS encoding serine acetyltransferase, with translation MNDSRLREAISRVVAGAESRTLLSAVDAPPRPRSSELVEILRMLQEVVYPGFYGDAPLIRANLGDRLAYVLHQVHEKLSNQIEKALMPDDPSGAAARAPELATGLLETLPAIADMVADDVRAAFDGDPAATGFDEIILAYPGIMAIFTYRVAHALHEAGVPLVPRMLTEFAHLETGIDIHPGARIGRSFFIDHGTGIVIGETTDIGHSVKLYQGVTLGALSFPKNERGELIRGTKRHPTVEDEVVIYAGATILGGKTVVGRGSVIGGSVWLTASVPPGTRVTLQGDQLKREPRIAAVAPVRR, from the coding sequence ATGAACGATTCCCGCCTCCGGGAGGCGATCAGCCGCGTGGTTGCCGGCGCCGAGAGCCGGACGCTGCTGTCCGCGGTCGACGCGCCTCCGCGGCCGCGCAGCAGCGAGCTCGTCGAGATCCTCCGGATGCTCCAGGAGGTCGTGTACCCGGGCTTCTACGGCGATGCCCCGCTCATCCGCGCGAACCTCGGCGACCGCCTCGCGTACGTCCTGCACCAGGTCCACGAGAAGCTCTCGAACCAGATCGAGAAGGCGCTCATGCCGGACGACCCTTCGGGCGCCGCCGCGCGCGCGCCGGAGCTCGCCACGGGGCTCCTCGAGACGCTGCCCGCGATCGCGGACATGGTCGCCGACGACGTGCGCGCCGCGTTCGACGGCGATCCCGCCGCGACGGGCTTCGACGAGATCATCCTCGCCTATCCCGGGATCATGGCCATCTTCACGTACCGCGTCGCCCATGCCCTGCACGAGGCGGGCGTGCCGCTCGTCCCGCGCATGCTGACGGAGTTTGCCCACCTCGAGACGGGCATCGACATCCACCCCGGCGCGCGCATCGGGCGCTCGTTCTTCATCGACCACGGCACCGGCATCGTCATCGGCGAGACGACGGACATCGGGCACAGCGTCAAGCTCTACCAGGGAGTCACGCTCGGCGCGCTCTCGTTCCCGAAGAACGAGCGCGGCGAGCTCATCCGCGGGACGAAGCGCCACCCGACGGTCGAGGACGAAGTCGTGATCTACGCGGGAGCGACGATCCTCGGCGGCAAGACCGTCGTCGGGCGAGGGTCCGTGATCGGCGGCAGCGTTTGGCTCACGGCGTCGGTTCCGCCCGGGACGCGCGTCACGCTCCAGGGCGACCAGCTGAAGCGCGAGCCGCGTATCGCGGCCGTCGCGCCGGTCCGGCGATGA